A genome region from Sardina pilchardus chromosome 22, fSarPil1.1, whole genome shotgun sequence includes the following:
- the LOC134070663 gene encoding protein asteroid homolog 1-like isoform X1, with amino-acid sequence MNHCLPFFRHQEIMGVSGLTKLIRKEKLMKVNQKLLEDDHLTKTKIIIDGTSLLYSLYFDKYKDLDKSHGGDYSGFKDVLCQFFDILKECEVECHVILDGCPDPDKQNALKSRREASKTAKDASPLSKGSTLPPLCKDVFIQFLQEKHIQFTQCFEEADKTIAYFANEEACPVLSSDSDFFIFDLHAGFLPLDDFQWKEGDGRIPAKRYRIAKFCTHFRLDPALMPVFASIAGNDYSKLEENTNTFVTQYPESKMELYPINRLCAILLFLRDLVITQLSDPEKKKKALKEALMFVGETEEASFLRSIEKYTIQLPELPELPDWVCTKIQRGQLTSYVRNIEICEKNSYDAPLCLRQYFHRLLTGNEMPDKPLLTCFNEDEQEKLQLKDLDKAHVNLRLRVLKKALDGESLNLENIPEHLQLPLCVTSYWWRYDQKQTSPANINCLHALLLGFLYDPQNAGAFNDMVKPIKADGKSSEVDKSMARGFSQWQVCMRQSLHLNQLLCCPLTEPAYLHRLYCGPLVHQLVYTPEKIQGLRDSLSEEQKTIFERQRALCEEQPATPPTEPAASGDLELKNVLSRKRQKKCKNTKNDNAKQTKTTLHKPKDLRK; translated from the exons ATGAACCACTGTCTACCTTTCTTCAGACATCAAGAAATCATGGGGGTCAGTGGATTAACAAAATTAATTAGGAAGGAGAAACTCATGAAAGTAAACCAGAAACTCTTGGAAGATGACCatttaacaaaaacaaagattATCATTGATGGCACAAGTCTGCTCTATTCTTTGTATTTTGACAAATATAAGGATCTGGATAAAAGCCATGGTGGGGATTATTCTGGATTCAAAGATGTGCTCTGTCAATTTTTTGACATTCTGAAAGAATGTGAAGTCGAGTGCCATGTCATTCTGGATGGATGTCCGGACCCAGACAAGCAAAATGCTCTCAAGTCCCGCAGAGAAGCCAGTAAAACAGCAAAGGATGCTAGCCCTTTGTCAAAAGGTAGCACCTTACCACCACTCTGCAAAGATGTCTTCATACAATTCTTACaggaaaaacacatacagtttACACAGTGTTTTGAAGAGGCAGACAAAACAATTGCTTATTTCGCAAATGAGGAGGCATGTCCTGTTCTGTCAAGTGACTCAGATTTTTTCATCTTTGATTTGCATGCGGGTTTCCTGCCTTTAGACGACTTTCAGTGGAAAGAGGGTGATGGAAGAATCCCGGCCAAGCGCTACAGAATTGCAAAGTTTTGTACGCATTTTAGATTAGACCCGGCTCTCATGCCAGTCTTTGCTTCAATAGCAGGAAATGATTACTCAAAATTAGAAGAAAATACTAATACGTTTGTAACCCAATACCCTGAATCTAAGATGGAGCTTTATCCTATTAATCGACTATGTGCTATTCTCTTGTTTTTAAGGGATTTAGTCATTACACAATTGAGTGAccctgagaaaaaaaagaaggctcTAAAAGAAGCGTTAATGTTTGTTGGTGAAACTGAGGAGGCATCTTTCCTTCGTTCTATTGAAAAATACACCATTCAACTTCCTGAACTTCCCGAACTGCCGGATTGGGTCTGCACAAAGATTCAGAGAGGACAACTCACCTCCTACGTCAGAAATATTGAGATTTGTGAGAAAAACAGTTATGATGCTCCTCTTTGCCTTAGGCAGTACTTTCATAGACTGTTAACAGGGAATGAAATGCCTGACAAACCTCTCTTGACATGTTTTAACGAAGATGAACAGGAGAAGCTGCAACTAAAAGATCTGGACAAG GCCCATGTAAACTTGCGTCTACGGGTATTGAAGAAAGCTCTGGATGGTGAAAGCTTGAACTTAGAAAACATCCCTGAACACTTGCAGCTGCCCCTCTGTGTGACCAGTTACTGGTGGAGATATGACCAAAAACAGACCTCACCTGCAAATATCAACTGTCTTCACGCCCTTCTGCTGGGGTTCCTATATGATCCCCAAAATGCAG GTGCATTTAACGACATGGTGAAACCAATCAAGGCTGACGGGAAAAGTAGCGAAGTGGATAAAAGTATGGCTCGTGGCTTCAGCCAATGGCAGGTCTGCATGAGGCAAAGCCTCCATCTGAACCAGCTGCTGTGCTGCCCTCTGACTGAGCCTGCATACCTACATAG GCTTTACTGCGGACCACTTGTGCACCAGCTGGTGTATACACCTGAGAAAATCCAAGGGCTACGGGACTCACTGAGTGAAGAacagaaaacaatatttgaACGACAGAGAGCTTTGTGTGAAGAACAACCTGCCACCCCTCCAACAGAGCCGGCAGCATCTGGTGATTTGGAATTGAAAAATGTGTTGAGTCGTAAGAGACAAAAGAAATGCAAGAATACAAAAAATGATAATGCCAAGCAAACAAAGACAACATTGCATAAACCAAAGGATTTGCGAAAATAA
- the LOC134070663 gene encoding protein asteroid homolog 1-like isoform X2, which yields MNHCLPFFRHQEIMGVSGLTKLIRKEKLMKVNQKLLEDDHLTKTKIIIDGTSLLYSLYFDKYKDLDKSHGGDYSGFKDVLCQFFDILKECEVECHVILDGCPDPDKQNALKSRREASKTAKDASPLSKGSTLPPLCKDVFIQFLQEKHIQFTQCFEEADKTIAYFANEEACPVLSSDSDFFIFDLHAGFLPLDDFQWKEGDGRIPAKRYRIAKFCTHFRLDPALMPVFASIAGNDYSKLEENTNTFVTQYPESKMELYPINRLCAILLFLRDLVITQLSDPEKKKKALKEALMFVGETEEASFLRSIEKYTIQLPELPELPDWVCTKIQRGQLTSYVRNIEIYEQEKLQLKDLDKAHVNLRLRVLKKALDGESLNLENIPEHLQLPLCVTSYWWRYDQKQTSPANINCLHALLLGFLYDPQNAGAFNDMVKPIKADGKSSEVDKSMARGFSQWQVCMRQSLHLNQLLCCPLTEPAYLHRLYCGPLVHQLVYTPEKIQGLRDSLSEEQKTIFERQRALCEEQPATPPTEPAASGDLELKNVLSRKRQKKCKNTKNDNAKQTKTTLHKPKDLRK from the exons ATGAACCACTGTCTACCTTTCTTCAGACATCAAGAAATCATGGGGGTCAGTGGATTAACAAAATTAATTAGGAAGGAGAAACTCATGAAAGTAAACCAGAAACTCTTGGAAGATGACCatttaacaaaaacaaagattATCATTGATGGCACAAGTCTGCTCTATTCTTTGTATTTTGACAAATATAAGGATCTGGATAAAAGCCATGGTGGGGATTATTCTGGATTCAAAGATGTGCTCTGTCAATTTTTTGACATTCTGAAAGAATGTGAAGTCGAGTGCCATGTCATTCTGGATGGATGTCCGGACCCAGACAAGCAAAATGCTCTCAAGTCCCGCAGAGAAGCCAGTAAAACAGCAAAGGATGCTAGCCCTTTGTCAAAAGGTAGCACCTTACCACCACTCTGCAAAGATGTCTTCATACAATTCTTACaggaaaaacacatacagtttACACAGTGTTTTGAAGAGGCAGACAAAACAATTGCTTATTTCGCAAATGAGGAGGCATGTCCTGTTCTGTCAAGTGACTCAGATTTTTTCATCTTTGATTTGCATGCGGGTTTCCTGCCTTTAGACGACTTTCAGTGGAAAGAGGGTGATGGAAGAATCCCGGCCAAGCGCTACAGAATTGCAAAGTTTTGTACGCATTTTAGATTAGACCCGGCTCTCATGCCAGTCTTTGCTTCAATAGCAGGAAATGATTACTCAAAATTAGAAGAAAATACTAATACGTTTGTAACCCAATACCCTGAATCTAAGATGGAGCTTTATCCTATTAATCGACTATGTGCTATTCTCTTGTTTTTAAGGGATTTAGTCATTACACAATTGAGTGAccctgagaaaaaaaagaaggctcTAAAAGAAGCGTTAATGTTTGTTGGTGAAACTGAGGAGGCATCTTTCCTTCGTTCTATTGAAAAATACACCATTCAACTTCCTGAACTTCCCGAACTGCCGGATTGGGTCTGCACAAAGATTCAGAGAGGACAACTCACCTCCTACGTCAGAAATATTGAGATTT ATGAACAGGAGAAGCTGCAACTAAAAGATCTGGACAAG GCCCATGTAAACTTGCGTCTACGGGTATTGAAGAAAGCTCTGGATGGTGAAAGCTTGAACTTAGAAAACATCCCTGAACACTTGCAGCTGCCCCTCTGTGTGACCAGTTACTGGTGGAGATATGACCAAAAACAGACCTCACCTGCAAATATCAACTGTCTTCACGCCCTTCTGCTGGGGTTCCTATATGATCCCCAAAATGCAG GTGCATTTAACGACATGGTGAAACCAATCAAGGCTGACGGGAAAAGTAGCGAAGTGGATAAAAGTATGGCTCGTGGCTTCAGCCAATGGCAGGTCTGCATGAGGCAAAGCCTCCATCTGAACCAGCTGCTGTGCTGCCCTCTGACTGAGCCTGCATACCTACATAG GCTTTACTGCGGACCACTTGTGCACCAGCTGGTGTATACACCTGAGAAAATCCAAGGGCTACGGGACTCACTGAGTGAAGAacagaaaacaatatttgaACGACAGAGAGCTTTGTGTGAAGAACAACCTGCCACCCCTCCAACAGAGCCGGCAGCATCTGGTGATTTGGAATTGAAAAATGTGTTGAGTCGTAAGAGACAAAAGAAATGCAAGAATACAAAAAATGATAATGCCAAGCAAACAAAGACAACATTGCATAAACCAAAGGATTTGCGAAAATAA